Below is a genomic region from Drosophila albomicans strain 15112-1751.03 chromosome 2R, ASM965048v2, whole genome shotgun sequence.
tatTTCATCAGGAAAATGGTGCTGCTGGTCTGGTGGATTCAGAAGCTGAAGAGGATGACGaagaggatgatgatgatgaagaagacGATGATGAGGACGAAGATGACGATGAATTGGAGCCCGGACAAATCTCCATCTCGAAACCAGCCAAAGAAGCtgatgaggaggaggatgacgacgacgattcCGATGATGAGCCAGTTGAGGCACCCATCTCCAAGCCAGCTAAAGAAAAGGAAGCAGCCAAGAAGGGCGGCATTCCCAAAATCCCCCTTGGTCCTATTCCTGCCCAGACGCCCAAGGAACAGATTGTTTACGTCTCCAATATTCCGATTAGTAAGTAATATagcaaacatatttaaataataataattaaacttattttatacatatttgcagAGTACAAACACAACGAACTTATCGCCCTATTCACCAAATTCGgtccaattaaaattttgaatcGCATCAAATCCAAGACAGGCGGTAATAATGTTTCAATTGCCTTCGAGACCACTGAGGGTGCCGCAGCTGCTTTGGCCGCTAAGCCAAAAGCATTGACACTCAATGATGAAGTGTTGAAGGTGACGCCCCCCCTCAACAAAGCAGAGCTTAATGAGCGCACCGTTGTCGTTGGGCTGATTGGACCCTCGGCAACCAAGGAGAATTTGACCGACCACTTCAAGAGCTGTGGCACCATTAATGCCATTAACTTCTCCAAAAATCGCGATCTGCCCCATGCCTATATACGCTTCCAGGACGTGGAGACCGCGAAAAAGGCACTTAAATTGGACGGCAGCGAGTTCAACTCACGTTTCATCACAGTACGCAGCGATACGTACGGCAACAAGGAACTCAAGAGCCCAGCATTGACATTGACTATTACGAATACTGGCAATCACGAGTCATACAAAACGGATGCTGTTGAGAAGATATTCAAAAAACACGGCACTGTCAAAGATGTGGATGTCGTTTGTACTCGTACGATTTTGGCCTTTGTCACTTACGAAACAGCCGAGCAGGCCCAAAAGGCACTGAAGTCATTGAATGGCAAGACTGTGGGAGATTTGGAAATCAAAATTGAGCCCTATAATTACAGCTCATCAGCTCGCAGTGTTCTGGTGACCAACTTGGTCGGTGGTAAGTTTAATCGATTTACTTTTTCGTCGTTACGTTTTCTACTAAATCTGTTATTTTTGTTACAGGTGTTAATGAGGAAGAGATCAAAGCGTTGTTTAATGAGAATGATGAAGTTGAGAGCGTCAGGATGCTAGTAAATAAGGCTATTGTTAAATTCACCACCGACGATGCTTTCTGCAAGTCATTCCTGTTGAACGAACGCATCGTCAAGGGTCAGCCCATCTTCCTTGAGCCCAACTCGACATTGAAACACAAGATCTTGCAGAAGAAACAATTGTCTAAGccatatttcaagaataataagaataatggTGGTGGTGCTCCCGgtcaatataacaaaaaattcgGAAATAACAACAAGCCATTTAACAAAAGGCCAGCCCAGGAAAATGGCAGCACACCGACAATCAAGAAAGCCAAGCAGTTCTAAACTTGGCGGAATGAACGATGGTCAATGATGGGTTCCCTAGTCTTAAGTcattttatcaataaaaataataacaatagccATTCGGGCCAatgcaaacaataacaaatgcatTGAAATTATAGTAGTTGTGTAAGTTGTCCCGCCGCGGCCTGCATATTCAAGaattgtatttgaatatttaacgATATGCTAATAAAAAAAGCAGAGTACATcgtaaaataattgttaacaTTTGTTGTGGCGGCAAAACGCGTTTTCATTCCATAATCTCCCATTGCTTATATGGCTGAGGTGGCTTggccaaattaaaaaatggtAAAAGCTGACGcgaataaattgcaaattaccAGCAcgtacacacaaatacatatatatatacagtatatatttgtttgtctgtttgtaaGAAACGTGAATGTGCCTGAGTGTTTGTGTTTAGCACTTTGAGTGGCTCGAAGCCGGCACCCTTTACTTGCCTCCCCACCGCGGACAAATGATTCATTACACTTGGCGCACGCTGTCGCCGCTCGAGTGATTCATGCAAGCCCAAGCCAAGCGACTCCACACGCAACCACTTCATTTCTCTATCCCCGATATGCACACAGCGGTGTCAGCAGCACAAATGACGGCGACGATGGCGCTCCCAACAAATATGATCCCGCCCTTCTCGACGTTGTCCTCGGATCTCGCATCATGCTTTTTTCGGGGACCTCCATTTGTGTGGGGCGCGGTTGGGTCACCGGTAATAATGAGCTCAATTCATGGCTGGCGCTCCTTGCACTCTCTGGACATTGAGAAATAATTGCAGGCAAATGGGATAACCAGGTTAGTCACAGTGTGCCAGACTAATGGGAATAACTGTGAACTCGTGTGTCCAGGGCGCAAAGCAATTTttctaatttgcatttataacACAATTTCTATTAAAGTATGTGTCAAAAATAGAATTAGATTAGATTATGGGAAGTGGtgtcatttcaattttaaagatGTTAAACTTGGAATTTGGGATAAGTGggatatttataattacagatttgcttttataaaatataaattattttccttAATACTAAGAGAATTTCTTACTTTAGATTCTTAACTAGAAATTAAAGTATTCAGTAAAAACAGGAATAGATCAGATTAAATGATTGAGAGAATTgttatcaattcaatttgtagaatgttgtttgtttcaGATTGACAAAActtcaacaataacaaaataaaaaatgtaacttTCAGttcattataaaaaaaaatttcaaccgGTAAGAAAGCTTGAGAGTTCCAAGAGGCCAAGAACCCTATTTAATCaaactacaaataaatttttagttttctaaaaatagttttcatatttaagaacattataaaaatggaaaactttgTTATCGTTCTAATGGGAGAAATATAAAGTctaaaaaaatgatataaatacACTGACAACCAATTTCTTGTGACTGAAAGTTGGCCAAGACAATAAAGAGGTCTTAGCGTGACATTTATGATCTGAATGAGCTAATAAATTACGAAAATAGATGTGaatgatattattatattttaataaattaatttgtaaacgGCCAGctagaaaaaagaaagcaaatctTGCTTGGCCTTTGAAAGATTTGTCATGgtccaattacaaattatgcaatttttgtaaaattagGGAAATTGTTgtaagcaatttaattattgcatattagTTTCCCGGTTGATTCACTGTAAAGTGCACTAAATTTGCTGTAACATTAAGTTTTGCTTAATTACAAATCACAAAGGCAGTGAGTTAATGAGCTGAAGTTTTTGCAATTTCCAGATTGTTCACCTGCAATTTTACAAGattactaaattaaataaaatatatttgcaaaacaaaaaaaaaaagtttcccAGCGATGAGAAAATGAGAGAAAAAGTCAAGTTGTTGATagattttgtatatttttaacatttattagtaataaatttttgcaatatcTGTTAATTGTAGTtggttttgcatttgttgttgttactagACGTTCacaatatgtatttgttgatttgatatatgtatgcatgttgtatatatttattttggtatattaataataataatatatcgtTATATAATGtacgtacgtatgtatgttttctatgtgtatttgttatgct
It encodes:
- the LOC117575114 gene encoding DNA-binding protein modulo, producing the protein MAQKKVAGKKPAGNNNKRGPKAKQVVEEKPELEVEENEDSDASEEENDASDAEENGAAGLVDSEAEEDDEEDDDDEEDDDEDEDDDELEPGQISISKPAKEADEEEDDDDDSDDEPVEAPISKPAKEKEAAKKGGIPKIPLGPIPAQTPKEQIVYVSNIPIKYKHNELIALFTKFGPIKILNRIKSKTGGNNVSIAFETTEGAAAALAAKPKALTLNDEVLKVTPPLNKAELNERTVVVGLIGPSATKENLTDHFKSCGTINAINFSKNRDLPHAYIRFQDVETAKKALKLDGSEFNSRFITVRSDTYGNKELKSPALTLTITNTGNHESYKTDAVEKIFKKHGTVKDVDVVCTRTILAFVTYETAEQAQKALKSLNGKTVGDLEIKIEPYNYSSSARSVLVTNLVGGVNEEEIKALFNENDEVESVRMLVNKAIVKFTTDDAFCKSFLLNERIVKGQPIFLEPNSTLKHKILQKKQLSKPYFKNNKNNGGGAPGQYNKKFGNNNKPFNKRPAQENGSTPTIKKAKQF